Proteins from a single region of Nitrospirota bacterium:
- the ydiK gene encoding AI-2E family transporter YdiK has protein sequence MADVQRDLPRDILAVLFIGALIGVSLWILRPFIAAIIWAMTIVVASWPVMLAVQARLWGKRTLAVMVMTLVLLGALILPFLAVIGTIVANADPIVEWVRSISFDALPTPPEWLRALPLVGAPIAEGWERIAAEGIPDLFAKAAPYADDVAKWFVAQVGNLGVLFAHSLLTIVIAAILYAQGETAAASVRRFAERLAGATGDAAVRLAAQAIRGVALGVVVTALIQAGIGGLGLAIAGVPFAAVLTGLMFFLAVAQLGAVPVLVPAVVWLYWRGDPTWGTFLLVVTVVVGTLDNILRPLLIKQGANLPLLLVFSGVIGGLIAFGLIGIFVGPVVLAVAYSMFEAWVNEGRQAQPAPAEREPR, from the coding sequence ATGGCTGACGTCCAACGCGACCTTCCCCGCGACATTCTCGCGGTCCTCTTCATCGGTGCCTTGATCGGTGTGTCGCTCTGGATTCTGCGCCCCTTCATTGCGGCGATCATTTGGGCGATGACGATCGTAGTGGCGAGCTGGCCCGTCATGCTGGCGGTGCAGGCCCGGCTGTGGGGCAAACGGACCCTCGCGGTGATGGTGATGACGCTGGTCCTACTGGGTGCTCTGATCCTCCCGTTTCTGGCCGTGATCGGCACGATCGTGGCGAACGCGGACCCGATCGTGGAGTGGGTCCGCTCCATCAGTTTCGACGCGCTGCCCACTCCACCGGAGTGGCTACGCGCGCTTCCGCTGGTCGGCGCGCCGATCGCCGAAGGCTGGGAGCGGATCGCGGCGGAGGGGATTCCGGACCTGTTCGCGAAAGCCGCGCCCTACGCGGACGACGTGGCCAAGTGGTTCGTCGCCCAGGTCGGCAACCTTGGCGTCTTGTTTGCGCACTCCTTGCTGACCATTGTCATCGCCGCGATCCTGTACGCCCAGGGCGAGACCGCGGCCGCGAGCGTGCGACGCTTCGCGGAACGGCTGGCGGGTGCGACCGGAGACGCGGCGGTCCGTCTGGCGGCGCAAGCCATTCGGGGCGTGGCGCTGGGCGTTGTGGTCACCGCATTGATCCAGGCGGGGATCGGCGGCCTGGGCCTTGCCATCGCCGGGGTGCCCTTCGCCGCGGTCCTCACCGGCCTCATGTTTTTCTTAGCCGTAGCCCAGTTGGGGGCCGTGCCCGTGTTGGTGCCCGCGGTGGTGTGGCTCTATTGGCGCGGCGACCCGACCTGGGGGACCTTCCTGCTGGTCGTGACAGTTGTGGTCGGCACGCTCGATAACATCCTGCGTCCGTTGTTGATCAAACAGGGCGCAAATCTTCCCCTCTTGCTCGTGTTTTCCGGCGTCATCGGCGGTCTGATCGCGTTCGGGCTCATCGGGATCTTCGTGGGCCCGGTCGTCCTCGCCGTGGCGTATTCGATGTTCGAGGCATGGGTCAACGAAGGGCGCCAGGCCCAGCCAGCGCCCGCGGAACGAGAGCCGCGCTAA
- a CDS encoding slipin family protein, translating to MGFVSTSVLLVVLALLIFASIRVLREYQRGVIFLLGRFWRVKGPGLIIVIPGIQQMVRVDLRTVVMDVPPQDVISRDNVSVKVNAVVYFRVIDPQRAIIQVEDFLAATSQLAQTTLRSVLGKHELDEMLAERDKLNIDIQRLLDASTDAWGIKVSSVEIKHVDIDPTMVRAIARQAEAERERRAKVIHAEGELQAAEKLVQAAEKISASPQALQLRYLQTIAGMANEKSNTILFPFPMDVVGPFLEAIKKRDA from the coding sequence ATGGGATTCGTCTCGACCAGCGTCCTGCTCGTGGTGCTCGCGCTCCTGATCTTCGCGTCGATCCGCGTTCTGCGCGAGTATCAGCGGGGCGTGATTTTCCTGCTCGGCCGTTTTTGGCGTGTCAAGGGGCCTGGGCTCATCATCGTGATCCCGGGGATTCAACAAATGGTGCGCGTGGACCTGCGCACCGTGGTCATGGACGTCCCGCCGCAGGACGTGATTTCGCGCGACAACGTGTCGGTCAAGGTCAACGCGGTGGTGTACTTCCGCGTGATCGATCCGCAACGCGCCATCATCCAGGTCGAGGATTTTCTGGCCGCCACCTCGCAACTCGCGCAGACCACGTTGCGCAGCGTGCTGGGCAAGCACGAGCTCGACGAGATGCTGGCGGAACGCGACAAGCTCAACATAGACATTCAGCGGCTCCTGGACGCCTCGACCGACGCCTGGGGCATCAAGGTCTCGAGCGTGGAGATCAAACACGTGGACATCGATCCCACCATGGTGCGCGCCATCGCCCGCCAGGCCGAGGCCGAACGCGAACGACGCGCCAAGGTGATCCACGCGGAGGGCGAACTGCAGGCCGCGGAAAAACTGGTGCAGGCCGCGGAGAAAATCAGCGCCAGCCCCCAGGCCCTGCAGTTGCGGTACCTGCAGACCATCGCCGGCATGGCGAACGAAAAGAGCAATACCATCCTTTTTCCGTTTCCGATGGACGTGGTTGGTCCGTTCCTGGAGGCGATAAAGAAACGTGATGCCTGA
- a CDS encoding nodulation protein NfeD — protein MAWDGPIGPATADYLHRGLARAHARGTMLVILRLDTPGGLDSATRAIIKDILASPVPVATFVAPSGARAASAGTYILYASHIAAMAPGTNLGAATPVQIGAPAPGSEEPAPGKRKPTRDESKEESRQSDDKDQTVKPGMEEKALNDAIAYIRGLAQLRGRNVEWAERAVRTAASLPADEAVTMNVADLMATDVPDLLTKLDGRSVTIDGRAITLSTTAMQVDAFEPDWRNRLLSVITDPNIAYILLLLGVYGLFFELWNPGYVLPGVMGGICLLLALYAFQVLPISYAGLGLILLGIAFMVGEAFLPSFGALGIGGVIAFVVGSIILMDTDVEGYTVAWPLVLTVAALSAAFFTGVVTLALKARRRAVVSGAEELLGASGVALEAFADAGRIRIHSEEWQARTRVPVAAGQRVRVIGRDGLVLVVEPLNTEGR, from the coding sequence TTGGCGTGGGACGGCCCGATCGGTCCGGCCACCGCCGACTACCTCCATCGCGGCTTGGCCAGGGCGCACGCCCGTGGAACCATGCTCGTGATCCTGCGGCTTGATACCCCGGGCGGACTCGATTCCGCCACGCGGGCGATCATCAAAGACATCCTCGCGTCCCCGGTCCCAGTGGCGACGTTTGTCGCGCCGTCCGGTGCGCGCGCCGCGAGCGCCGGGACGTACATTCTGTATGCGAGTCACATCGCCGCGATGGCGCCTGGGACCAATCTGGGAGCCGCAACGCCCGTGCAGATCGGCGCGCCAGCACCCGGCAGCGAGGAACCCGCTCCCGGCAAACGAAAACCCACCCGGGACGAGAGCAAGGAAGAGAGCCGGCAATCGGACGATAAGGACCAGACCGTCAAGCCCGGCATGGAAGAAAAGGCGTTGAACGACGCGATCGCCTACATTCGCGGCCTGGCTCAGTTGCGCGGGCGCAACGTGGAATGGGCGGAACGCGCCGTCCGCACGGCCGCAAGCCTCCCGGCGGACGAGGCCGTTACGATGAACGTCGCGGACCTGATGGCGACCGACGTTCCCGATCTCCTCACCAAGCTCGACGGACGCTCGGTCACGATCGACGGTCGCGCCATCACGCTCTCCACCACCGCGATGCAGGTCGATGCGTTCGAGCCCGACTGGCGCAACCGTTTGCTGTCGGTGATCACCGACCCCAACATCGCCTACATCTTGCTGTTGCTGGGGGTCTACGGGCTGTTCTTCGAGCTGTGGAACCCGGGGTACGTGCTGCCCGGCGTGATGGGCGGCATCTGTCTGCTGTTGGCGCTCTACGCCTTCCAGGTGCTGCCTATCAGCTACGCGGGTTTGGGGCTCATCCTCCTCGGCATCGCGTTCATGGTTGGAGAGGCGTTTCTCCCGAGCTTTGGCGCGCTCGGGATCGGCGGGGTGATCGCCTTCGTGGTCGGATCCATCATCTTGATGGACACCGACGTCGAAGGATACACGGTGGCGTGGCCGTTGGTCCTGACCGTGGCAGCCCTCAGCGCGGCGTTCTTCACCGGGGTCGTCACTCTGGCCCTCAAAGCCCGCCGCCGCGCCGTGGTGAGCGGCGCCGAGGAGCTGCTGGGAGCCAGCGGTGTGGCGCTGGAGGCATTCGCGGACGCGGGTCGCATTCGCATCCACAGTGAAGAGTGGCAGGCACGGACCAGAGTTCCCGTCGCGGCCGGCCAGCGCGTCAGGGTGATCGGCCGCGACGGCTTGGTGTTGGTGGTGGAACCGCTCAATACGGAGGGCCGGTGA
- a CDS encoding type II toxin-antitoxin system Phd/YefM family antitoxin, whose product MKTVSTEHAKQELGRLVQHSVKGHEAFRITHEAGDAVLLSSEDYETLIEAIEALSVSSQPSITPRVERPRR is encoded by the coding sequence ATGAAGACCGTCAGCACCGAACACGCCAAGCAGGAACTCGGCCGTCTCGTGCAGCACTCGGTCAAGGGGCACGAGGCCTTCCGCATCACGCACGAAGCCGGTGACGCGGTTCTGCTGTCCAGTGAAGACTACGAGACGCTGATTGAAGCGATCGAGGCGTTGAGCGTGTCGTCGCAGCCCTCGATAACCCCACGCGTCGAACGGCCTCGCCGGTAA
- a CDS encoding NAD(P)H-dependent glycerol-3-phosphate dehydrogenase → MTDRGVAVIGAGAWGTALAHLIAGTGRPVRLWCYEPEVAEAIAARRENTRYLPGIALASGIAPTTDLAAAVSDAEAVLMVVPSHALRGVFSRVASVLPTEVPVVSATKGIEVDSLALMTDVMRELLPAGRRHPLAVLSGPSFAAEVAKGHPTAVTLACRDPNVARQLQELLTTTAFKLFTTPDVIGVQIGGALKNVIALAAGGSDGLGFGANTRAALITRGLAEISRLGVAMGGQPWTFSGLSGLGDLILTCTDRQSRNFTVGYRIGRGETLDAIVRGASTVAEGVMTTRAAYALSRKHRVLMPIVEQVYAVLYEGKDPRKAVTDLMEPSVGDELFRPPERGGWGNGTAAG, encoded by the coding sequence GTGACCGACCGCGGCGTTGCCGTCATCGGGGCCGGGGCCTGGGGTACGGCGCTCGCGCACTTGATCGCAGGCACCGGTCGACCCGTGCGGTTGTGGTGCTACGAACCCGAGGTGGCGGAGGCCATCGCCGCGCGGCGGGAAAACACCCGGTATTTGCCCGGGATCGCGCTCGCGTCGGGGATCGCGCCCACCACCGACCTTGCCGCTGCCGTCTCGGACGCCGAGGCCGTGCTGATGGTCGTGCCTTCTCATGCGCTCCGCGGGGTGTTTTCCCGCGTGGCGTCGGTGCTGCCCACCGAGGTGCCGGTGGTCTCGGCGACCAAGGGGATCGAAGTCGACTCACTGGCGCTCATGACCGACGTGATGCGCGAGCTGTTGCCGGCCGGGCGTCGACATCCGCTCGCCGTGCTCTCCGGGCCCTCGTTTGCGGCCGAGGTCGCCAAGGGCCACCCCACCGCGGTCACGCTCGCGTGCCGCGACCCCAACGTCGCGCGCCAGCTGCAGGAGCTGTTGACCACGACGGCCTTCAAGTTGTTCACGACGCCGGACGTGATCGGCGTGCAGATCGGCGGCGCGCTCAAGAACGTGATCGCCCTGGCGGCGGGGGGGTCGGACGGCCTCGGCTTCGGCGCCAACACGCGCGCGGCGTTGATCACCCGCGGCCTGGCGGAAATCTCGAGATTGGGCGTGGCCATGGGCGGCCAGCCCTGGACGTTTTCCGGGTTGTCGGGTCTCGGCGATCTGATCCTGACGTGTACCGACCGGCAGAGCCGTAACTTCACCGTGGGCTACCGCATCGGCCGCGGCGAGACGTTGGACGCGATTGTCCGCGGCGCGAGCACCGTGGCGGAGGGGGTCATGACGACTCGCGCCGCCTACGCCCTGTCCAGAAAGCACCGCGTGCTCATGCCGATCGTCGAGCAAGTCTACGCCGTGTTGTACGAAGGGAAAGACCCCCGCAAGGCCGTGACCGACCTGATGGAGCCGTCCGTGGGCGACGAGCTGTTTCGCCCGCCGGAGCGGGGCGGGTGGGGTAACGGCACGGCCGCCGGGTGA